Genomic window (Acropora muricata isolate sample 2 chromosome 11, ASM3666990v1, whole genome shotgun sequence):
CCTGTGCTGTTACACCATTATCCAGCTTTTATATTacactgactagtgcataaagGAAACTTCAGcttgccaatttcaaactattcCGGTAACTtacatatccacgagtaacgaaAGTGGCCCTTTGATTTAAATATTTAATGCATTTTCAGCAGTTTTTCCCCTAGAACATCTATTATGTGTGTTTATAGTCATTTTTCGCATGATTttaatagcctttgcaaattggGCAATTTTGCCAGTTTGCAAAATTGCATCTCTTTATTTGTCAGCCGTTTTCCCttgttttcaaaatattgtcatttctcagtctaatatttggtattttttggagTCATGTTTGCATTAAGAATATAAAATGGTTCTGTAGTTCATAAATACCCACTTAGCCAACAACAGAGTCATATTCAGGGGCGTAGCGTGAGATTCTGAAGGTGTACTTTCACGCAAACTAGGGAAATCTGGGGGAATTTTCTGGCGACATTTTTCaaaggacatttcaataaatgaaaaaatgcaaaagacatGGCCAAGTTACGACACTACAAATGCCTTTTTCCTGTAACAGAAAATCTACGCCAATTTCTCAAGCACGCACGTGCGTATTTGCGTAAAGGACGACTCACCTCTTGTGAacgttttgctctttttcagtTGCTGTCGTGAAAGGAGTTCAGCATTATGCATGGGGGAGAGGAAGCCGTGCGCGATAAATACTTCATTTGAACTGACAGATAAGATGTGACGTCTAATTAATCTCTCAACCGAAAAAGAGGCAGTCTATCTTATTTTACAACATCAGGAAAGTAATAGCATAatatgtgcgatacgaagttttgcatatatttgtattctgtgCGTTTTGGGATCCGTACATGTGCAGGTGGTTATGTATCCCTAGGGTTTTCCGTTGTAGGTGTATTTAAGCGTGTGTTCGGTATAGGTTTTTTCTCTCTGCGTGTTACCagcgctgtttcattttgtttcttgattcatgtttctgttttctttgtttcacttagAAGGATATCGGATCAGATCGAATGATCAGCCTGTTAGTGGCATGCCTAGCTATTTTAAGAGTCAACAGAGTTCTACTTTCAGAGAGCTTTAAGCTATCTTCTATGTTGTCAAGGCGCTTGTTGCATAATCTGATATGATTATTTCTCGTCCTGGTCGAAAGACTTTTTATCGCGGCAAGTCCTCGGTTTTTCTTTAGTTGCCCAAAATTCAGCATGCTGGCCTTACGCATGGGTTTCAGTTTAGCCTCGTGGCCTGTCTCtttttgattgtctgtttgtttttgtatttgccTTTGATATACTTTAGATCTTGCTTGCATCGTTCAGCATTTGCCTGCGGCTAACCGAATGACCCGTGTGTGGCATGCGTTTGCTACGGTTACCGGGCGGCGTGGTTGTGTGAGTTGCTGCACTCGTGCGAGTTTTGAGCGCGGTCTTAGTTGTATACCGCGTTTTGGCACTTGAAGTGCGATGCCGGTCTTACCGGTATAAGGTGGCCTACTTTAGGCGGATACATTTATGAGGTTGCATTGTTTGCCCTCTGTTGTAGCTGTTTGTTTATAGCTGCGCCTGCGTGGATTATATTTTCATCTTTTGTGACTTTTCACATTGTTAGCTTGCTGCTATATTTGCTGGCTAAGTAACTGTGTTATATCGGATCACGAAGGGACGAAGCTTATAGCatatgtgcgatacgaagtttTGCGTATATTTGTATTATGTGCGTTTGGAATCTGTGCATGTGCAGGTGGTCATGTATCCCTTGGGTTTCCCGTGGTAGGTgtattttagcatgtttttggtatgttttttttttaataatgagGTGTGTgatgaattggaaaatagaggatattacctGGCCTGTTTATTTTacagatactgatgaaatttccacataaaacacaacctttttttttatattcattttaaaaaaaaacgcaaTTAAAGAGTTCACCTATTGCAAAATGACTGTCTCAAATATGTTTGAAACTCGGATTTTAAGTTGCAACGGAGAAATAAAGACAATATTACTTAAATTTTCTGTTCCAAAAAGTCAAAATCAtaatgaagaagagaaaaatcatATAACAGCAAAAGCATATTttgaaaaagccattttgtgaatgaaattagAAAAGAACCGGCCGTACGCCTGAGCGGCAAGATCTCTTGTAATTGGCTTATCATGTTAGTAACCATGGCAACACCAGTATCCTCACATGTGAAAGATAAAAGTAGTATCTTCACTGTGCGCGATGAAGATATGATTTATTAGTTAAACGAAAAATTCTGGTATTACATCAGTATCTATGTAGTAAAAAGGTGTTACTTAATTCGGCACCTGCCTACCTTGGAATCTAACTGAACCAGAGACCTTATATCCCgcacaaaattaaattcaacaaaattactacACACGAGTGAGGGACCTCTTCATAATACACGACGTTGTCTTTTTGCTGCTTCTGCGTTATAATTTGTGTCTTTACTACCTTGTTTATAGCTGTAATGTGCATCGTTGAAGAATTCGATGATGAGGTCGTTTTACGATAATGCCTCAGCTTGTGGCAACTGCTTTCTTGTGGAACCATTTACTACAGCTTAAACTTCACAAGTTTGCGCGAAGAGCTCATTATTTAAACATCACCAAACATGTGGCTGTAGTTGGAAATTCGCCTCTTAAACGCAAGAGGGAGCTCCAAACGATTAATCAGACACATCTAGGCTTGTTCTTCTGAGAAACCAGCTTTAGAAGGTAGGTTGACTCTTCACAAAGGAACTTTAATACGCTGGAAAGTTTATCATCCCCCCGGGCATTTGAATCGTCGGATTTGTCTCTTAAATATCTCTCTTAAAGAAAAATCGTTCTCGGTTTCTGTCATCTTTAACAAGGCTTGTGTATAAACACAGTAAACATGCCGGGCTTGAATTACTACAAAAAGACAACCTTAGTATTGAAACTATttaaaacaacttgaaattgaattaattaTCGAGTCGGACAATGTCAATAAATAAGTGTAAGTGTAAGAGCCAAGGCACTTGAAGCTTGTTTAATGAGGGTACTCTATATATATCAGAGCCAAGAGCGTTTACGACTGCatgtattttaaattgtgcagTGCCGGTTCCTTACCTCTAACAGAAACATACAGCTGTAACAATGAAATAAGGGTGTGAAAACGTACTATATTGTTTTCGACCTATTGCATGACAAAGACGGATTTCGCAGCCACAATTCTTGGGACAGGTAAAAAACCCAGTCACTCAGCTAACTGCTATATaacttttcctttaaattcttcCATATTGTCGAAACAAGTGTTCAAATCTGTTTGTGACTTCAGCGccctaaaaaaaaattgaaacctgACACTTTTGGTTCAATGTTCTCCACCCCACCCAGGCAAAGTTCAAATTCCACACCTCACGGAAGGCCATACCCGGGAAATTGCCCTCTCCCCCGGCATAGAAACTAGTAAAATGCCCAAGGTTTTTCCGAGTTAGGTGATATTCAAGTTTAAATTTGCATTGGTCGGCGCATTGCATGAGGAGTTCATTTCTTCAAGCGCACCCGCATCCGATGGATGACCTGTGATTACAGATCATTATTTAAACATCATTAAACGTGTGGCTAGTCGGTTTTAGTCTTAAAAAACTACTTAGTCAACTCTTTGCCCAGTTGGAAATTCACCGCTTAAACGCAAGAGAGGGCTCCAAAAGACTATTCAGAAACGTCTTGGCTGGTTCTTGTGAGAAACCAGCTTCAGAAGGTGCGTTGACTTCTCATAAAGCCTTACGTTGCGGAGCGTAAAAagcgatgtttttttttttttttcacaaacatCAGCATGCTTACTGAGTACCGCTTGAGGCCACAAACTGCTCCATACATATAGCCAAAATCTATCACCGACTGAAGGGAAACggattttcgttttttttttttttttttaagaattctgTCGTGAAAGCGCCTGACTGCCATTTGGTGCCAAAGTCATTTGTCACATTTCTACGTTTTAACCGGTTGCTCTTCTGGTCCTTCGCTAGATCTTATTGTCGTAGTAAAAATCATGACAACCTTATATTTTATACATATTAGCTCCTAACTCTTTCGCAACAGAAAAAGGTCAGGAAGGATTTATCTAAAGACGAAATAACAATCGAAAATAATTATTCGAATAAACATATCATTTTAAGTGTGGGTGTTCCACAAATCATTAACTCTGGTCTGAAAGGGATTGGGGAtgaaaaccaaaatttcattcatcttttccactttttgttttcccttttataCTCTGTGTCGCATTGTTTGAAATTTCTGTGTTGATTCGTTGCCAGAATGAAGATAAGGACTTGGACAATGGGACGAAAAAAATAGTTTCCCGAAGCTTTCGACCACAAAAAGGATGTGTAGTCTAAATAAGAAGTCAGCGCTGTTTTCTTTCCCCTAACTGTGAAATTATTTGTATTTAAGGCGAAGTAAGAACCCAGAATAGTTCTTTGAATTACCAGGGGAATATAATTTCAAAAGGCGGTCGGCAATTCAGATTTAACTCTTGTGTGAAAAGGATCGACGATGAAAAACCATTTATTCCGCTTTTTACGGGATGAAGTGATTAGGCTGGAGAGGCAGGCATGGTCCTTTTTTAGGTCTGTTCTCAGTTCTTGTACAGCCAACAGCCCCAATTGGCATGGCTCCTAAAAACCACCGAAGCATCACAGACTTAACAAAGTGACAAGTCCGTGAAGTGTGATACTGCAAGAATATACGCCTGGGTGTAATTTGTTTTGGCCTTTCGATTATTATCTTCGATTCAAAGCTAGTGTCAGAACCTTGATAAGGCTGAATTTCTTGACCATTTATTTGTAGGTACTCAATTGAAaaatggtggccattttcagcATCTTGGTCATCTTTTGGATTCAAGGACGAGCGGTAAAAGAGTTAACATTTTACCTTTATCGAAGTCTTTGGTTACTTTTCTCAGTTGACACATAACGCCCCTATGGCAACCAAATTGTAATGATTATTACTAAGGTTTATGGTTGAATTTAGGTGTGTGACGAACTCTATCCGATATCAGTAGTCGAAGACATTGTCGAAAACCAGCCCGAATGGTCCTCAGACGACTACATTGAGCCTCTCGAAGGTCAATCGTATGACCAGGAGTATGTATTTGCCTTCTCTACGCCAAAGGGTGCTTTCATTTGGGTGTGGAAAAACCAAACCAAATCAGTCGCTCTGACCTGTCACAACTGCTAGGCGCCAAGtgcgcaatgaaccaatcagaatacgaCGCAATTACATGCAGCCGGCGCCAAGGGCGCGAGTCACGATCGCGCCATTTTCCAACCAATCACAGAGCGTAGTGACGCAAACCAAAGGATCGTTTACGACACTCAACTGAAAACTGCACTATCGTATAATGATTCGTAGacaaatttatattttgtgattggttcaccTAAATTACGAAATTGTCATGCGCACTAATGGACTCGACTTATAAATTGAGTATTAAAACAAATCCCAGCTTTATACAggaaaaggtttctttttttttttgacagaacAACTTGAAGTATGGAAGTTTTGGGTGGCTCGCTGTTAAAACCTGAcgagttttcctttgtttaacgAGCTATAGTTTTTGTGTGGTGTTAGATAGTTTCGTTTTCTTTACTTTACGTTATTAGTGAGTTTCAGAGGTTTTTTATACCGAATCAGAACCAAATGAGTTTCGGTGTCTCTGTAGATTTCTAGCTCAAAATTCTCTTCAGACGGACGACCCCGACCTAGAAGACCTCAAATGGATGGAAACGGAAATCGTGATGCGCTACAACTTTAAAAAGGTTAAGGGGAAAGATTTGTGGAGCAGTCAGCCCAATTTCGAGAAAGATCTTGGAAAACCACACTTTATTGCCGCAGCAAATCGAGCAGAGAAGTTCTTTAAGCGAAACAACAATTGGGAACTTACAAAAACGAACAGTAAATTCCGCACAAAAGCTAGCTGTCTCAACCTCCTGTACATTACGGCTGCGAGGTATCTCTTCGTAACTCATGTTCTATACGATCTATACAACAAAATCACGAATGGGAAGTTTCAATTGAGTCCTTGTTCGAGgacagaaaataaacaaatcataATCCCTGGTTCCGGTGTTTGTTACCCGGAACCATACGGAACTGCGTCTTGCACCTCGGACTACGATGTTGGACTCATCGGAATTGCTGCTGGTAGTTTAACGGAGGCTTTTAACAACTATTTTCAAGACATTGGCGGATTTGGGAAACCCTCAGAGCTTGTTTTTGACACCAATGTATACGCGTTCACCCTGGAATTCTCCATGCCTTTCTTGTTCGTCGGGCTGCCAGATGACCTGTATGACATTTTGGCCTACAATGAAACAATGGCGAAGTTCAAAATGCAGGAATTAGCTAGTGCATACTACAAGGTATTCAAGTACAAGGAGGATTTCTTCAATAAAATGGTGCAAGGAGCTCAGACAGCATTGAAGCCGGATGTGGCTAAAAACTCTAAGATCCACTTGGACTCGTGGTTAAAGGTgtttagtgatttgaataaaaAAGTTCCAATGAGCGGCGACGGCGACCTCATCACCTTGAGAACAGCTCATAATAACAAATACCAATACTTTGTGAAAACGATGTCCGATAAAGGCAAATACCAACCAGATTTTTTAGGTAATTGCAGAGCTTTTGAACAGATAACGATCTGATGTGCCGTTTAACTTGTTTAGGGCAAAGTTATAGAAAGTACAATCTTGCTTCATGATAGCGGCATTTACCCTTCTCCTTATTCACGttgttccaaaatggcggccaataaattttttttgtttgcatgttaattagccctctttgcctcgtcagcatgtaaaaaaagtcaaaagaattttgaagtgaaaataaggCAAAGAGGGCTGATAAACaggcaaacaaaagaataatttattggccgccattctGGAATATGGTGGATAGCTTTGTCACATACGGCATTCTTTGAGTGGTGGCATGTTAAGTGAATTTTTTGTTTAGTCTGTTAATATCTTGTACCACGCGCACATTATAGGCAGGGATAGCTACTATTTTCATAGGAAGCTAATACTTAAAGCCACTTGAGAAAACAGTCCACTTGGAGTCCAAAAATCAGTTCTTCTCCGGTATGTGTGCGTCAACAATATTGCCAAAGTAACCACGCCTTCCCCCTTCTCATAGGTAGTCTTTTTGTTCCACATTTTACATGCCTGGACAGTGGTCTCTTCCAGATTATCTACCATATAATTAAACTTATaaacaatgtaaatgtggtagtgtgaggacaagttaaaaaagaaaacagtccacttccggttgccgtccgtggctcaaaatgtcgcttgcttaagcggctccctattagggagctcaagcaacgACAGCTGCTACGACAACTAAAATGTcatttcaaaatataacttcAGATTTTTGTATTTCTCTCGCagttaaaacaatttttttaatttggaaaaTGTTAGCGAATTAATTCTcaagaaaacatgaaatttggtcatttcacattgctgttttgcagaggacggcaaagaaatgtacCAAAACGTAAAACGGACGCGAAGAGCCATTGCTTTGTCACGTTCTCGTACCGTCCTCGTTGCTCAAGTTCCCTACTGAAAGTGGGTGGACGCCATTGCTAGGTAAACGTTTAGGAGAAGCAAAGAAGTATTGATTCTAGGGAGGGGTGTTTTCACCGTGAGTCAATTGATTATCAATTGTTTGCACGTAGACAGGCTT
Coding sequences:
- the LOC136890636 gene encoding uncharacterized protein, translated to MVAIFSILVIFWIQGRAVCDELYPISVVEDIVENQPEWSSDDYIEPLEGQSYDQEFLAQNSLQTDDPDLEDLKWMETEIVMRYNFKKVKGKDLWSSQPNFEKDLGKPHFIAAANRAEKFFKRNNNWELTKTNSKFRTKASCLNLLYITAARYLFVTHVLYDLYNKITNGKFQLSPCSRTENKQIIIPGSGVCYPEPYGTASCTSDYDVGLIGIAAGSLTEAFNNYFQDIGGFGKPSELVFDTNVYAFTLEFSMPFLFVGLPDDLYDILAYNETMAKFKMQELASAYYKVFKYKEDFFNKMVQGAQTALKPDVAKNSKIHLDSWLKVFSDLNKKVPMSGDGDLITLRTAHNNKYQYFVKTMSDKGKYQPDFLGIVARALIYAAEAYHTRGAIRHVVGGTQMKVVNMATELSTNDLWVSMIENWGESNKEYEHCRTEPVEVCFLKMSKYMWRMFHAMKLVRGAIPAQAKAGLVHFGEKFADPEYAMRMWLDYKKQGRTAVTQHEHKVIEFLRQFNCDKATLGEPLSETCISKMNDKVNAYNVKLAATVTDKPTKPGWQL